A window from Streptomyces subrutilus encodes these proteins:
- a CDS encoding CU044_2847 family protein — translation MVYHVELPVGAADGPQDVVRVEIAETGEDGLVRVARPGQVMARASRSLGEMVTGIRPVAQSFVDGFRGMAQAPDELNLEFGLSISAEADVVISSTAAQANFRISLTWNRSPAEDCPRTEQAPGSAPEAVRTPGSAPTPAPEPAP, via the coding sequence GTGGTCTACCACGTGGAGCTACCGGTCGGCGCGGCGGACGGACCGCAGGATGTGGTGCGGGTCGAGATCGCGGAGACGGGCGAGGACGGCCTGGTCCGGGTGGCGCGGCCGGGGCAGGTGATGGCACGGGCCTCGCGGTCGCTGGGCGAGATGGTGACGGGCATACGACCGGTCGCTCAGAGTTTCGTCGACGGCTTTCGCGGCATGGCCCAGGCGCCCGACGAACTGAACCTGGAGTTCGGGCTGTCGATCTCCGCCGAGGCCGATGTGGTGATCTCCAGTACGGCAGCCCAGGCCAACTTCAGGATCTCGCTCACCTGGAATCGCTCCCCGGCCGAGGACTGCCCTCGGACGGAGCAGGCTCCGGGGTCCGCGCCGGAGGCCGTTCGGACACCGGGTTCCGCTCCGACGCCCGCTCCGGAGCCCGCGCCATGA
- a CDS encoding LysR family transcriptional regulator, with protein sequence MDALETRELRYFIAVAEELHFGRAAERLGMAQPPLSRAIQRLEKHLGVCLLDRDRRGVRLTGAGQVLLHEGRAALDATAAAARRTRRSGSTDHPGGPRERLVIAVKAAASHDLLQRLLDAYAAEPDAAEIEVLAGGFTEQEQMLRDGRADVALLIVPFNSLAGFDSEELLTEGRIAVLPARHPLAARTVLSMADIGDVPDLPIARWPRHGVYAPGPGPEVRDHTQLAQLIALGRTMAVVPDSARTWLWHQHAAVPLTDAPPVHTHIAWPPHSRSLALASLIRTATRLIPDTAPAH encoded by the coding sequence GTGGACGCCTTGGAGACCCGCGAGCTCAGGTACTTCATCGCCGTCGCCGAGGAGCTGCACTTCGGCCGCGCCGCCGAACGCCTGGGCATGGCCCAGCCGCCGCTGTCCAGAGCCATCCAGCGCCTTGAGAAACACCTCGGGGTCTGTCTGCTGGACCGAGACCGCCGCGGTGTGCGCCTGACCGGCGCCGGTCAGGTACTGCTGCACGAGGGCCGCGCGGCCTTGGACGCCACCGCCGCCGCCGCACGGCGCACCCGCCGCTCCGGCAGCACGGACCATCCGGGCGGCCCCCGAGAACGCCTGGTCATCGCGGTCAAGGCCGCCGCCTCCCACGATCTGTTGCAGCGGCTGCTCGACGCCTACGCCGCCGAGCCCGACGCAGCCGAGATCGAGGTACTGGCCGGGGGTTTCACCGAGCAGGAGCAGATGCTGCGCGACGGCCGTGCCGACGTCGCGCTCCTCATCGTGCCGTTCAACTCCCTGGCCGGGTTCGACAGCGAGGAACTGCTGACCGAGGGGCGGATCGCCGTCCTGCCCGCGCGACACCCGCTCGCGGCGCGCACGGTGCTGTCCATGGCCGACATCGGCGACGTCCCCGATCTCCCGATCGCCCGCTGGCCACGACACGGTGTATACGCACCCGGTCCGGGCCCGGAAGTCCGCGACCACACGCAGCTGGCCCAGCTGATCGCCCTCGGGCGCACCATGGCCGTCGTCCCGGACTCCGCGCGCACCTGGCTGTGGCACCAGCACGCCGCCGTTCCCCTGACCGACGCACCCCCCGTCCACACCCACATCGCCTGGCCCCCGCACAGCCGCTCACTCGCCCTCGCCAGTCTGATCCGCACGGCCACGCGGCTGATTCCGGACACCGCGCCGGCGCACTGA
- a CDS encoding S1 family peptidase: MTRPGPRTAEGIGPKALNAAVLRIRDVRGDPVGLGFLVSPELALTCAHVVSAALGTAQDQEPPPSARLHVDLPLLPASAQDPTGVTARVERWMPPRDGGGGDMAVLRLDAPLPGAPVRLIEAEQVWEHPVRAFGFPEGRPGGVWHSGILREAQAYGWVQADLAGRGYPVSRGFSGTPAWDENLVGVVGMVAVAEAGEPRVSYLIPTAGLLEAWPDLRGLALPPSPFRSLTAFREDDAPHFHGRKAESDELARALTGEPWVTIVGASGAGKSSLALAGVVPRLRTSGAAAVVVRPTSGTTPLAVLAAALLPLLEPELSEIHRLVKVSELTGVLRQGGLADVVARILDLSDSRRLLVVVDQFEELLALAPAAVDELADVLFGAALPQSVRVLTTLRADFLEIALAHPRLGAVIGRRVHALGPLGSERLREVVTAPVDAVPGVRYEPTLVDRILEDTGTEPGALPLLGFTLDLLWQEQRGGLLTYQAYHDLGGVTGALGTHADQVWREYVPEGDEAVARRLFTQLIRVPLGSPAATRRMALRVDLDQEQWRVAQQLAATRLLVTGRSAEGVETVELAHEALISGWDKLAQWTAEDRSFLEWREALRHDMDRWERAGRAPELLPTALDLAASRAWVPERAGDLSAAERGYLESGRSYRRSRARLRRAGWSAVSVVLVLALTLGSLFVVTRRESRERDALATSRALTQASQDASAADPAQSVMLALAAYQTSPTQEARNQLLREHLAYADRSRVISGLLGTVRTLQTSLDGDVVLATSRNGRAMLFTGVTSGNVRSAQMSSVGQVAYPLVSADGRRAAYVQEDGVAAWFPVHADRDQPVGDLHRLAAAPGTAVGSDKGLNPSMSADGTLIAYRVLDRLVWWNLDSGSIARTTRAPTIQTDGSSDDVWIGADNRTLLLRRTGIGNNNTALLAHDTATDTTRVVAKDVTDIELSGDRTAAVVCRKENDTTVVSLLRISDGARQGQPYSEQDQRFKSSVCLPQAVSTDGTRVALWYSDTLRVVDLLQNKVVSAVPSTSTLWSRQLVSAEGRLFQVGWKDSLITYTELPTGESILGVGQQILTQDGSKTISVLSDGSALQLRPTAPGTNDQLLAEAQRPTPYRKPGSTELLKMSRDGRLLADQEGAKVVAVLDAATLRRLATINAADPAPAGTAATPAADPGSTQEPDIAKELDFQHHFDAGGNVLTVSGTLVRQWDPHTGRELAHYDAKVLLPTTGNPPKTLIGPYPAPNRITVTVWGDPVVRIVDITTGAVVESVRTTEDVLAVQFDPSLRFFGLMRRGGIVELWRRDPLRKELGPLRSTAEDLSTPTVTRFLDGDGRFLIAANNAVRTYRVGERAPLVSYEFGEPPSGSYKRTFSFLDASKDGKTVIYADPSGPGGPLPLDPRAWQRDLCKVIGNRKFTDDERSSLPVRVPTRPVCAPD, encoded by the coding sequence ATGACCCGGCCGGGGCCGCGGACGGCGGAGGGCATCGGCCCGAAGGCGCTGAACGCGGCGGTCCTGCGGATCCGGGACGTGCGCGGAGACCCCGTCGGCCTGGGCTTCCTCGTCTCACCCGAGCTCGCGCTGACGTGCGCTCACGTGGTCTCGGCGGCGCTCGGTACCGCGCAGGACCAGGAGCCGCCGCCCTCCGCCCGGCTCCACGTCGACCTCCCGCTGCTGCCCGCTTCCGCGCAGGACCCCACGGGTGTGACCGCCCGCGTCGAGCGCTGGATGCCGCCGCGCGACGGGGGCGGCGGGGACATGGCGGTCCTTCGGCTGGACGCCCCGCTGCCCGGCGCCCCCGTGCGCCTGATCGAGGCCGAGCAGGTCTGGGAGCATCCGGTACGGGCCTTCGGTTTCCCCGAAGGCCGCCCGGGAGGCGTCTGGCACTCCGGGATCCTGCGGGAGGCGCAGGCCTACGGATGGGTGCAGGCCGATCTGGCCGGCCGGGGCTATCCGGTCTCCCGGGGCTTCAGTGGCACCCCCGCCTGGGACGAGAACCTGGTCGGCGTGGTCGGCATGGTCGCCGTCGCCGAGGCCGGCGAGCCCCGGGTCAGCTACCTGATCCCGACCGCCGGCCTCCTGGAGGCGTGGCCCGACCTGCGCGGCCTGGCCCTCCCTCCGTCGCCGTTCCGCAGCCTGACGGCGTTCCGGGAGGACGACGCCCCGCACTTCCACGGCCGGAAGGCCGAGAGCGACGAGCTGGCCCGGGCTCTGACCGGCGAACCCTGGGTCACCATCGTCGGCGCCTCCGGGGCGGGCAAATCCTCCCTGGCGCTCGCCGGGGTCGTACCGCGCCTGCGGACGTCGGGCGCCGCGGCGGTCGTGGTACGGCCGACCTCCGGCACCACTCCGCTGGCCGTCCTGGCGGCCGCGCTGCTACCGCTGCTGGAGCCGGAACTCTCCGAGATCCACCGCCTCGTGAAGGTCTCCGAGCTGACCGGGGTGCTGCGGCAGGGCGGCTTGGCCGATGTCGTGGCCCGGATCCTGGACCTGTCCGACAGCCGCCGCCTGCTCGTCGTGGTCGACCAGTTCGAGGAGCTGCTCGCGCTCGCCCCCGCAGCCGTCGACGAACTGGCCGATGTCCTGTTCGGCGCCGCCCTGCCGCAGTCGGTGCGCGTACTGACCACCCTGCGGGCCGACTTCCTGGAGATCGCGCTGGCGCATCCCAGACTCGGGGCCGTCATCGGCCGCCGTGTCCACGCCCTCGGGCCGCTGGGCTCCGAGCGGCTGCGCGAGGTCGTGACCGCCCCCGTCGACGCGGTCCCCGGCGTGCGCTACGAGCCGACCCTCGTGGACCGCATCCTGGAGGACACCGGCACCGAACCGGGCGCCCTGCCCCTGCTCGGCTTCACACTCGATCTGCTGTGGCAGGAGCAGCGGGGCGGTCTGCTCACCTATCAGGCCTACCACGACCTCGGCGGTGTCACGGGCGCACTCGGCACCCACGCCGACCAGGTCTGGCGGGAGTACGTCCCCGAAGGGGACGAAGCGGTGGCCCGGCGGCTGTTCACCCAGCTCATCAGGGTCCCGCTGGGATCACCTGCGGCGACCCGGCGCATGGCCCTGCGCGTCGACCTGGACCAGGAGCAGTGGCGCGTCGCCCAGCAGCTCGCCGCCACCCGCCTCCTCGTGACCGGTCGCAGCGCCGAGGGCGTCGAGACGGTGGAACTCGCGCACGAGGCCCTGATCAGCGGCTGGGACAAGCTGGCGCAGTGGACCGCGGAGGACCGCTCCTTCCTGGAGTGGCGGGAGGCCCTGCGCCACGACATGGACCGGTGGGAGCGCGCCGGGCGCGCCCCCGAGCTGCTTCCGACCGCGCTCGACCTGGCGGCCTCCCGTGCGTGGGTGCCCGAACGGGCCGGTGACCTGTCCGCCGCGGAGCGCGGCTATCTGGAGTCCGGGCGGAGCTACCGCCGCTCACGGGCCCGTTTGAGGCGCGCCGGCTGGTCCGCCGTCTCGGTCGTCCTGGTGCTGGCCCTCACCCTCGGGTCGCTGTTCGTGGTGACGCGCCGGGAGAGCCGGGAGCGCGACGCCCTCGCCACCTCCCGCGCCCTGACGCAGGCCTCGCAGGACGCCTCCGCCGCCGATCCCGCCCAGTCGGTGATGCTCGCGCTGGCGGCCTACCAGACCTCACCGACCCAGGAGGCCCGCAACCAGCTCCTGCGCGAGCACCTGGCGTACGCGGACAGGAGCCGCGTGATCTCGGGGCTGCTGGGTACGGTGCGGACCCTGCAGACCAGCCTCGACGGCGATGTGGTCCTGGCGACCTCGAGGAACGGACGGGCGATGCTCTTCACGGGCGTCACCAGCGGAAACGTCCGCAGCGCGCAGATGTCCTCGGTCGGTCAGGTGGCGTATCCGCTGGTCTCGGCCGACGGTAGGCGGGCGGCCTACGTCCAGGAGGACGGGGTCGCGGCGTGGTTCCCGGTGCACGCCGACCGCGACCAGCCGGTGGGAGACCTGCACAGGCTGGCCGCGGCCCCGGGCACCGCCGTCGGCTCGGACAAGGGCCTGAACCCCTCGATGTCGGCGGACGGCACGCTGATCGCCTACCGGGTGCTGGACCGCCTGGTCTGGTGGAACCTGGACAGCGGTTCCATCGCACGGACGACGCGCGCGCCCACGATCCAGACCGACGGCAGCTCCGACGACGTGTGGATCGGAGCGGACAACCGGACCCTGCTGCTGCGGCGCACCGGCATCGGGAACAACAACACGGCCTTGCTCGCCCACGACACGGCGACCGACACGACCCGCGTCGTGGCGAAGGACGTGACCGACATCGAGCTCTCGGGTGACCGGACCGCCGCCGTGGTGTGCCGGAAGGAGAACGACACCACGGTCGTGAGCCTCCTGAGGATTTCCGACGGGGCCCGGCAGGGTCAGCCGTACAGCGAGCAGGATCAACGCTTCAAGTCGAGCGTGTGCCTGCCGCAGGCAGTCAGTACGGACGGGACCCGGGTGGCGCTCTGGTACTCCGACACCCTGCGGGTGGTCGACCTGCTCCAGAACAAGGTGGTCTCCGCGGTCCCCTCGACATCCACCCTGTGGTCACGCCAGCTGGTGTCGGCAGAGGGCAGGCTCTTCCAGGTCGGCTGGAAGGACTCGCTGATCACCTATACCGAACTCCCCACCGGAGAATCGATACTCGGCGTGGGCCAGCAGATCCTCACCCAGGACGGCAGCAAGACGATCAGCGTGCTCTCCGACGGGTCCGCCCTTCAGCTACGGCCCACGGCGCCGGGCACCAACGACCAGCTCCTGGCCGAGGCCCAGCGCCCTACGCCCTACCGGAAGCCCGGCAGCACCGAGTTGCTCAAAATGAGCAGGGACGGGCGGCTGCTCGCGGACCAGGAGGGGGCGAAGGTGGTGGCCGTCCTCGACGCCGCCACGCTGCGCCGGCTGGCCACCATCAACGCCGCCGACCCGGCCCCGGCAGGCACCGCGGCGACGCCGGCAGCGGACCCGGGGAGCACCCAGGAGCCGGACATCGCCAAGGAGCTCGACTTCCAGCACCACTTCGACGCCGGAGGCAACGTCCTCACCGTGTCGGGCACCCTGGTCCGGCAATGGGATCCGCACACCGGCCGGGAGCTCGCCCACTACGACGCCAAGGTCCTGCTGCCCACCACGGGCAACCCGCCCAAGACCCTCATCGGCCCCTACCCCGCCCCGAACAGGATCACCGTGACCGTCTGGGGCGATCCGGTGGTGCGCATCGTCGACATCACCACGGGCGCCGTCGTGGAGAGCGTGCGGACCACCGAGGACGTCCTCGCCGTGCAGTTCGACCCGAGCCTGCGCTTCTTCGGGCTGATGCGGCGCGGGGGGATCGTCGAGCTGTGGCGGCGCGACCCGTTGCGCAAGGAGCTCGGTCCCCTGCGCAGCACCGCGGAGGACCTCAGCACCCCGACCGTCACCCGCTTCCTCGACGGCGACGGCCGCTTCCTGATCGCCGCCAACAACGCCGTACGGACCTACCGCGTCGGGGAGCGCGCGCCCCTGGTCTCGTACGAGTTCGGTGAGCCGCCGAGCGGCAGCTACAAGCGGACGTTCTCGTTCCTGGACGCCTCGAAGGACGGCAAGACGGTGATCTACGCCGATCCGTCGGGGCCGGGCGGCCCCCTGCCCCTCGACCCCCGGGCCTGGCAGCGCGACCTGTGCAAGGTCATCGGCAACAGGAAGTTCACCGACGACGAACGGAGCAGCCTCCCGGTACGCGTCCCGACCCGACCGGTGTGCGCCCCGGACTGA